A DNA window from Solanum lycopersicum chromosome 3, SLM_r2.1 contains the following coding sequences:
- the LOC101252361 gene encoding bidirectional sugar transporter SWEET3b isoform X1: MSERLRLAVGVMGNVASMLLYAAPMLTFSRVMKKKNIEGFSCVPYVLALFNCCLYTWYGLPIVSYQWENFPVVTINGIGILLEVSFILIYLWFSSTKVKQKEVAKMVVPIILICVATGMISTFVFHEHRRRKVFVGSIGLVASIAMYASPLVVVRQVIKTKSVEFMPFYLSLFSFLASGLWMAYGLLSHDLFLASPNLVGTPLCILQLILYFKYRKNPVMEVEPQKWPDLEYNDDKLKQEEKKDQSMLVLTENLSTKN; the protein is encoded by the exons ATGAGTGAAAGATTGCGTTTAGCAGTTGGAGTAATGG GCAATGTTGCCTCCATGTTGCTCTATGCTGCACCAAT GCTTACATTTTCTCGAgttatgaagaagaagaatattgaAGGATTTTCATGTGTACCTTACGTACTAGCATTATTCAATTGTTGTCTCTATACATGGTATGGATTACCAATAGTAAGTTATCAATGGGAAAATTTTCCAGTGGTTACTATAAATGGAATTGGGATACTTTTGGAGGTCTCATTTATTCTCATTTATTTATGGTTTTCTTCAACTAAAGTAAAg caGAAGGAGGTTGCAAAAATGGTGGTTCCTATTATTCTAATATGTGTAGCAACAGGGATGATATCGACGTTTGTATTTCATGAACACAGGCGTCGAAAAGTTTTTGTAGGGAGTATTGGACTTGTTGCTTCAATTGCTATGTATGCTTCTCCTTTAGTTGTTGTG AGACAAGTGATCAAGACAAAGAGTGTGGAGTTTATGCCATTTTACTTGTCATTATTCTCTTTTCTTGCTAGTGGTCTTTGGATGGCCTATGGACTACTCAGCCATGATCTCTTTCTAGCA TCTCCAAATCTGGTGGGAACACCCCTTTGTATCCTGCAGCTTATACTGTATTTCAAGTATCGAAAGAATCCTGTAATGGAAGTAGAACCACAGAAATGGCCAGATTTGGAGTATAACGATGACAAACTCAAgcaagaagagaagaaagatcAATCGATGCTCGTTCTCACTGAGAATCTCAGCACCAAGAATTGA
- the LOC101252361 gene encoding bidirectional sugar transporter SWEET3b isoform X2 — MSERLRLAVGVMGNVASMLLYAAPMLTFSRVMKKKNIEGFSCVPYVLALFNCCLYTWYGLPIVSYQWENFPVVTINGIGILLEVSFILIYLWFSSTKVKKEVAKMVVPIILICVATGMISTFVFHEHRRRKVFVGSIGLVASIAMYASPLVVVRQVIKTKSVEFMPFYLSLFSFLASGLWMAYGLLSHDLFLASPNLVGTPLCILQLILYFKYRKNPVMEVEPQKWPDLEYNDDKLKQEEKKDQSMLVLTENLSTKN; from the exons ATGAGTGAAAGATTGCGTTTAGCAGTTGGAGTAATGG GCAATGTTGCCTCCATGTTGCTCTATGCTGCACCAAT GCTTACATTTTCTCGAgttatgaagaagaagaatattgaAGGATTTTCATGTGTACCTTACGTACTAGCATTATTCAATTGTTGTCTCTATACATGGTATGGATTACCAATAGTAAGTTATCAATGGGAAAATTTTCCAGTGGTTACTATAAATGGAATTGGGATACTTTTGGAGGTCTCATTTATTCTCATTTATTTATGGTTTTCTTCAACTAAAGTAAAg AAGGAGGTTGCAAAAATGGTGGTTCCTATTATTCTAATATGTGTAGCAACAGGGATGATATCGACGTTTGTATTTCATGAACACAGGCGTCGAAAAGTTTTTGTAGGGAGTATTGGACTTGTTGCTTCAATTGCTATGTATGCTTCTCCTTTAGTTGTTGTG AGACAAGTGATCAAGACAAAGAGTGTGGAGTTTATGCCATTTTACTTGTCATTATTCTCTTTTCTTGCTAGTGGTCTTTGGATGGCCTATGGACTACTCAGCCATGATCTCTTTCTAGCA TCTCCAAATCTGGTGGGAACACCCCTTTGTATCCTGCAGCTTATACTGTATTTCAAGTATCGAAAGAATCCTGTAATGGAAGTAGAACCACAGAAATGGCCAGATTTGGAGTATAACGATGACAAACTCAAgcaagaagagaagaaagatcAATCGATGCTCGTTCTCACTGAGAATCTCAGCACCAAGAATTGA